Proteins co-encoded in one Panulirus ornatus isolate Po-2019 chromosome 56, ASM3632096v1, whole genome shotgun sequence genomic window:
- the LOC139765901 gene encoding uncharacterized protein isoform X1, with product MVKMRSSGEHDGRASLRQALLTAPLLLTLLVAAGVHGCDISEYSCEDGGCVSLSHFCDGVAHCTDYSDEPPGCSVCNRTYYGYVDHTYQLEVPAPPASRAGPPPAPSHPLLLLEGGTPSEGFKCILTFTAIGRAHGDIIQITFSEFHVGHFNVAAADGGRVGGCEGDRVSIEEPKLPVRGGRWCGEGSGLNVYYSESDTVAVTLHAASTTQGEYFDNPLKFKIKYKFLRRERAVVRYGRGGTAKYRGDMVRNSVCSRVFQGCRARQCRLQSPNFPGLYPRNVTCYYLVKALRAPSPDLVPVVTLRQDNDRLVQVGRQGHGGRVSPESRLRQDNECRAPEDYLLVYDGGSMKAPLLAKVCGTATIPNITSSGPEMLVVFQTATSGMMNHLPNLVTGFELEAHVFFMKKNVNSVNAMQCAQVIKSFGGSSGVVYSPVYALPANTSCSYEFQGRRDEVVWMYFTKYHRTRRKAMIMNYITCRNRLAIYDGKTFSNPESETSTLIGEFCDEQLPPICVRSRQKGTVSKPCTLRESFLSTGPSLFITQEFTDGTTLLPLEYAIHYEYVSLFQPGKESGSDCDRVFTSAQDYKGHFTSPKNVFLYGRGGKSSLSCKYTFQTLPGEAIRLTITNVGFSGNMCKTFHNFQSNLYECIARVPGLAVLEAWEEPWAHTRLPLGCMCDAAATPTTFYSHTRLVQLRFAIKAMKWGQDFNDFFFDAEYEFVKTRECNEERILNGSTGSIIIQSDEEISQCNEYPWKVVAREHSHLYLNIPGYHASSQRCSTENRVVIFGSHTATPIKAVCPESGVTDCVDIFSSGWNTALDMMEPRPDSLIIRYLAREPAKYKLTWLEVRREPRPSALESLKSAGGRGHNTGASCPHQCPELDACINPELWCDGVKHCPSGADELRSTCIYFTVPWLYLILGAVAVLVSLLVFASALVAVRVYQRGKVKRKKKKEAQRLMTREVILPLNFHKENIY from the exons TCTGCAACCGCACGTACTATGGGTACGTGGATCACACGTACCAGCTCGAGGTTCCCGCGCCTCCCGCCTCCCGCGCAGGGCCGCCCCCAGCACCCTCCCACccgctcctcctgctggagggcgGCACGCCCTCGGAGGGCTTCAAGTGCATCCTCACCTTCACCGCCATCGGCAGGGCCCACGGGGACATCATCCAGATCACCTTCTCCGAGTTCCACGTCGGCCACTTCAACGTCGCGGCAGCTGATG GAGGGCGCGTGGGCGGCTGCGAGGGCGACCGGGTGAGCATCGAGGAGCCGAAGCTTCCCGTGCGCGGCGGCCGCTGGTGCGGAGAGGGGTCGGGCCTCAACGTGTACTACAGCGAGAGCGACACCGTCGCCGTCACCCTCCACGCCGCCTCCACCACCCAGGGGGAGTACTTCGACAACCCCCTCAAGTTCAAGATCAA GTACAAGTTCCTGCGTCGTGAGCGAGCCGTCGTACGGTACGGACGGGGTGGGACGGCCAAGTACCGTGGGGACATGGTGCGCAACAGCGTGTGCAGCCGCGTCTTCCAGGGCTGTAGGGCCCGCCAGTGCCGGCTCCAGTCGCCTAACTTCCCCGGCCTCTATCCCCGGAACGTTACCTGTTACTACCTGGTGAAGGCGCTGAGGGCGCCTTCACCTGACCTGGTGCCGGTAGTGACCCTGCGCCAGGACAACGACCGCCTGGTGCAGGTGGGTCGCCAGGGGCACGGGGGCCGCGTGTCGCCTGAGTCTCGCCTGCGGCAGGACAACGAGTGCCGCGCCCCGGAAGACTACCTCCTCGTCTACGACGGCGGGTCAATGAAGGCGCCGCTGCTGGCGAAAGTTTGCGGCACCGCCACCATCCCCAACATCACTTCCAGCGGCCCCGAGATGCTGGTGGTGTTCCAGACGGCCACGTCGGGCATGATGAACCACCTCCCGAACCTGGTCACGGGCTTCGAACTGGAAGCCCACGTGTTCTTCATGAAGAAGAACGTGAACAGCGTGAACGCCATGCAGTGCGCTCAGGTTATCAAGAGCTTCGGTGGCAGCAGCGGGGTGGTGTACAGCCCGGTGTACGCCCTCCCTGCCAACACCTCCTGCTCCTACGAGTTCCAGGGGCGGAGGGACGAGGTAGTGTGGATGTATTTCACCAAATACCACAGGACGCGGAGGAAAGCCATGATCATGAACTACATAACGTGCCGCAATCGCCTAGCCATCTACGACGGAAAGACATTCTCGAACCCCGAGTCGGAAACCTCGACCTTGATAGGCGAGTTCTGCGACGAGCAGCTGCCCCCAATATGCGTCAGGTCCCGACAGAAGGGGACGGTCAGCAAGCCGTGCACGCTCAGGGAGAGCTTCCTCTCGACGGGACCGTCACTTTTCATCACGCAGGAGTTCACGGACGGGACCACCCTCCTGCCGCTCGAGTACGCGATTCACTACGAGTACGTCAGTCTGTTCCAGCCCGGGAAGGAGTCCGGCAGCGACTGCGACAGAGTGTTCACGAGTGCTCAAGATTATAAGGGTCACTTTACCTCCCCTAAAAACGTGTTTCTCTACGGTCGGGGAGGCAAGTCTTCCTTGTCCTGTAAGTACACGTTTCAGACACTTCCAGGGGAAGCGATAAGACTCACCATCACGAACGTGGGATTCAGTGGCAACATGTGCAAGACGTTCCACAACTTCCAGTCGAACCTGTACGAGTGCATCGCACGCGTGCCTGGGTTGGCCGTGCTAGAGGCGTGGGAGGAGCCGTGGGCCCACACCCGGCTACCCCTCGGCTGCATGTGTGACGCCGCGGCCACGCCGACGACTTTCTACAGTCACACGCGCCTGGTGCAGCTCAGGTTTGCCATCAAGGCCATGAAGTGGGGTCAGGACTTCAACGACTTCTTCTTCGATGCCGAATATGAGTTCGTCAAGACGAGGGAGTGTAACGAGGAGCGGATCCTGAACGGATCCACGGGGTCAATCATAATCCAGAGCGACGAGGAGATCTCGCAATGCAACGAGTACCCGTGGAAGGTTGTTGCCCGCGAACACAGCCACCTGTACCTGAACATCCCCGGCTACCACGCCTCTAGTCAGCGGTGCTCTACGGAGAACAGGGTGGTGATCTTCGGCAGCCACACGGCCACTCCCATCAAGGCCGTCTGCCCGGAAAGTGGGGTGACGGACTGCGTGGATATCTTCTCGTCCGGCTGGAACACGGCGCTGGACATGATGGAGCCTCGGCCGGACAGCCTGATTATCCGCTACCTGGCCAGAGAGCCGGCCAAATACAAGCTGACTTGGCTTGAGGTGCGCCGGGAACCGCGCCCCTCCGCGCTGGAATCTCTGAAGAGCGCTGGCGGGCGGGGACACAACACTGGGGCGTCCTGCCCCCACCAGTGTCCGGAACTGGACGCGTGCATCAACCCTGAGCTATGGTGCGACGGCGTGAAGCACTGCCCGTCCGGCGCTGACGAGCTCCGCTCCACCTGCATCTACTTCACCGTCCCTTGGCTTTACCTGATCCTTGGGGCTGTGGCCGTCTTGGTCTCCCTCTTGGTCTTCGCCTCCGCCCTCGTCGCCGTCAGGGTCTACCAGCGAGgcaaggtcaagaggaagaagaagaaggaggcgcAGAGATTGATGACCCGGGAAGTCATTCTTCCCCTGAACTTCCACAAGGAAAACATTTACTGA
- the LOC139765901 gene encoding uncharacterized protein isoform X2, protein MRSSGEHDGRASLRQALLTAPLLLTLLVAAGVHGCDISEYSCEDGGCVSLSHFCDGVAHCTDYSDEPPGCSVCNRTYYGYVDHTYQLEVPAPPASRAGPPPAPSHPLLLLEGGTPSEGFKCILTFTAIGRAHGDIIQITFSEFHVGHFNVAAADGGRVGGCEGDRVSIEEPKLPVRGGRWCGEGSGLNVYYSESDTVAVTLHAASTTQGEYFDNPLKFKIKYKFLRRERAVVRYGRGGTAKYRGDMVRNSVCSRVFQGCRARQCRLQSPNFPGLYPRNVTCYYLVKALRAPSPDLVPVVTLRQDNDRLVQVGRQGHGGRVSPESRLRQDNECRAPEDYLLVYDGGSMKAPLLAKVCGTATIPNITSSGPEMLVVFQTATSGMMNHLPNLVTGFELEAHVFFMKKNVNSVNAMQCAQVIKSFGGSSGVVYSPVYALPANTSCSYEFQGRRDEVVWMYFTKYHRTRRKAMIMNYITCRNRLAIYDGKTFSNPESETSTLIGEFCDEQLPPICVRSRQKGTVSKPCTLRESFLSTGPSLFITQEFTDGTTLLPLEYAIHYEYVSLFQPGKESGSDCDRVFTSAQDYKGHFTSPKNVFLYGRGGKSSLSCKYTFQTLPGEAIRLTITNVGFSGNMCKTFHNFQSNLYECIARVPGLAVLEAWEEPWAHTRLPLGCMCDAAATPTTFYSHTRLVQLRFAIKAMKWGQDFNDFFFDAEYEFVKTRECNEERILNGSTGSIIIQSDEEISQCNEYPWKVVAREHSHLYLNIPGYHASSQRCSTENRVVIFGSHTATPIKAVCPESGVTDCVDIFSSGWNTALDMMEPRPDSLIIRYLAREPAKYKLTWLEVRREPRPSALESLKSAGGRGHNTGASCPHQCPELDACINPELWCDGVKHCPSGADELRSTCIYFTVPWLYLILGAVAVLVSLLVFASALVAVRVYQRGKVKRKKKKEAQRLMTREVILPLNFHKENIY, encoded by the exons TCTGCAACCGCACGTACTATGGGTACGTGGATCACACGTACCAGCTCGAGGTTCCCGCGCCTCCCGCCTCCCGCGCAGGGCCGCCCCCAGCACCCTCCCACccgctcctcctgctggagggcgGCACGCCCTCGGAGGGCTTCAAGTGCATCCTCACCTTCACCGCCATCGGCAGGGCCCACGGGGACATCATCCAGATCACCTTCTCCGAGTTCCACGTCGGCCACTTCAACGTCGCGGCAGCTGATG GAGGGCGCGTGGGCGGCTGCGAGGGCGACCGGGTGAGCATCGAGGAGCCGAAGCTTCCCGTGCGCGGCGGCCGCTGGTGCGGAGAGGGGTCGGGCCTCAACGTGTACTACAGCGAGAGCGACACCGTCGCCGTCACCCTCCACGCCGCCTCCACCACCCAGGGGGAGTACTTCGACAACCCCCTCAAGTTCAAGATCAA GTACAAGTTCCTGCGTCGTGAGCGAGCCGTCGTACGGTACGGACGGGGTGGGACGGCCAAGTACCGTGGGGACATGGTGCGCAACAGCGTGTGCAGCCGCGTCTTCCAGGGCTGTAGGGCCCGCCAGTGCCGGCTCCAGTCGCCTAACTTCCCCGGCCTCTATCCCCGGAACGTTACCTGTTACTACCTGGTGAAGGCGCTGAGGGCGCCTTCACCTGACCTGGTGCCGGTAGTGACCCTGCGCCAGGACAACGACCGCCTGGTGCAGGTGGGTCGCCAGGGGCACGGGGGCCGCGTGTCGCCTGAGTCTCGCCTGCGGCAGGACAACGAGTGCCGCGCCCCGGAAGACTACCTCCTCGTCTACGACGGCGGGTCAATGAAGGCGCCGCTGCTGGCGAAAGTTTGCGGCACCGCCACCATCCCCAACATCACTTCCAGCGGCCCCGAGATGCTGGTGGTGTTCCAGACGGCCACGTCGGGCATGATGAACCACCTCCCGAACCTGGTCACGGGCTTCGAACTGGAAGCCCACGTGTTCTTCATGAAGAAGAACGTGAACAGCGTGAACGCCATGCAGTGCGCTCAGGTTATCAAGAGCTTCGGTGGCAGCAGCGGGGTGGTGTACAGCCCGGTGTACGCCCTCCCTGCCAACACCTCCTGCTCCTACGAGTTCCAGGGGCGGAGGGACGAGGTAGTGTGGATGTATTTCACCAAATACCACAGGACGCGGAGGAAAGCCATGATCATGAACTACATAACGTGCCGCAATCGCCTAGCCATCTACGACGGAAAGACATTCTCGAACCCCGAGTCGGAAACCTCGACCTTGATAGGCGAGTTCTGCGACGAGCAGCTGCCCCCAATATGCGTCAGGTCCCGACAGAAGGGGACGGTCAGCAAGCCGTGCACGCTCAGGGAGAGCTTCCTCTCGACGGGACCGTCACTTTTCATCACGCAGGAGTTCACGGACGGGACCACCCTCCTGCCGCTCGAGTACGCGATTCACTACGAGTACGTCAGTCTGTTCCAGCCCGGGAAGGAGTCCGGCAGCGACTGCGACAGAGTGTTCACGAGTGCTCAAGATTATAAGGGTCACTTTACCTCCCCTAAAAACGTGTTTCTCTACGGTCGGGGAGGCAAGTCTTCCTTGTCCTGTAAGTACACGTTTCAGACACTTCCAGGGGAAGCGATAAGACTCACCATCACGAACGTGGGATTCAGTGGCAACATGTGCAAGACGTTCCACAACTTCCAGTCGAACCTGTACGAGTGCATCGCACGCGTGCCTGGGTTGGCCGTGCTAGAGGCGTGGGAGGAGCCGTGGGCCCACACCCGGCTACCCCTCGGCTGCATGTGTGACGCCGCGGCCACGCCGACGACTTTCTACAGTCACACGCGCCTGGTGCAGCTCAGGTTTGCCATCAAGGCCATGAAGTGGGGTCAGGACTTCAACGACTTCTTCTTCGATGCCGAATATGAGTTCGTCAAGACGAGGGAGTGTAACGAGGAGCGGATCCTGAACGGATCCACGGGGTCAATCATAATCCAGAGCGACGAGGAGATCTCGCAATGCAACGAGTACCCGTGGAAGGTTGTTGCCCGCGAACACAGCCACCTGTACCTGAACATCCCCGGCTACCACGCCTCTAGTCAGCGGTGCTCTACGGAGAACAGGGTGGTGATCTTCGGCAGCCACACGGCCACTCCCATCAAGGCCGTCTGCCCGGAAAGTGGGGTGACGGACTGCGTGGATATCTTCTCGTCCGGCTGGAACACGGCGCTGGACATGATGGAGCCTCGGCCGGACAGCCTGATTATCCGCTACCTGGCCAGAGAGCCGGCCAAATACAAGCTGACTTGGCTTGAGGTGCGCCGGGAACCGCGCCCCTCCGCGCTGGAATCTCTGAAGAGCGCTGGCGGGCGGGGACACAACACTGGGGCGTCCTGCCCCCACCAGTGTCCGGAACTGGACGCGTGCATCAACCCTGAGCTATGGTGCGACGGCGTGAAGCACTGCCCGTCCGGCGCTGACGAGCTCCGCTCCACCTGCATCTACTTCACCGTCCCTTGGCTTTACCTGATCCTTGGGGCTGTGGCCGTCTTGGTCTCCCTCTTGGTCTTCGCCTCCGCCCTCGTCGCCGTCAGGGTCTACCAGCGAGgcaaggtcaagaggaagaagaagaaggaggcgcAGAGATTGATGACCCGGGAAGTCATTCTTCCCCTGAACTTCCACAAGGAAAACATTTACTGA